The following coding sequences lie in one Klebsiella huaxiensis genomic window:
- the tamA gene encoding autotransporter assembly complex protein TamA: MLQIRQLCITSLLLVSGVASAASVRLQVEGLSGELEKNVRAQLSTIQSDEVTPDRRFRARVDDAIREGLKALGYYEPTIDFDLRPPPAKGRQVLIAKVTPGEPVRIGGTEVILRGGARTDSDYLDLLKTRPAIGTVLNHSDYDGFKSSLTRVALRKGYFDSEFNKSQLGVSLDRHQAFWDIDYNSGERYRFGPVTFEGSQIRDEYLQNLVPFKQGDYYTSQDLAELNRRLAATGWFSSVVVAPQFEKSRQTKVLPLQGVVSPRKENTVETGVGYSTDVGPRVKGTWKKPWMNSYGHSLTSSLSVSAPEQQLDFSYKVPLLKSPLEQYYLMQGGFKRTDLNDTKADSTTLAVSRYWEMSSGWQRALNLRWSLDHFTQASVTNTTMLIYPGVSVNRTRSRGGLMPTWGDSQRYSVDYSNTMWGSDINFIVMQAQDVWIRTLYDRHRFVVRGNLGWIEADNFSKVPPDLRFFAGGDRSIRGYKYKSISPKDDDGKLMGASKLATGSLEYQYNVTGKWWGAVFVDSGEAVSDIRKSDFKTGAGLGVRWQSPVGPIKLDIARPIGDKEEHGLQFYIGLGPEL, from the coding sequence GTGCTACAAATCCGCCAGTTATGTATCACCAGCCTTTTGCTGGTCAGCGGGGTCGCCAGCGCAGCGAGCGTGCGTTTGCAGGTTGAGGGGTTATCCGGGGAACTGGAAAAAAACGTCCGCGCCCAACTTTCCACGATCCAGAGCGATGAAGTGACGCCGGACCGTCGCTTCCGTGCGCGCGTTGATGACGCCATCCGCGAAGGCCTGAAAGCGCTCGGCTACTACGAACCAACGATCGATTTTGATTTACGTCCGCCGCCGGCGAAGGGCCGTCAGGTGCTGATTGCCAAAGTGACGCCCGGCGAGCCGGTGCGTATAGGCGGTACTGAAGTGATTTTGCGCGGCGGGGCCCGAACCGATAGCGATTATCTGGATCTGCTCAAAACGCGCCCGGCTATCGGCACCGTGTTGAATCACAGCGACTATGATGGCTTCAAAAGCTCCCTGACCCGCGTTGCGCTGCGTAAAGGCTATTTTGATAGCGAGTTTAATAAAAGCCAGCTCGGCGTCTCTCTCGACAGACATCAGGCCTTCTGGGATATCGACTACAACAGCGGCGAGCGCTACCGCTTTGGTCCGGTTACTTTTGAAGGCTCGCAAATTCGCGACGAGTATCTGCAAAACCTGGTGCCGTTTAAGCAGGGCGACTACTACACCTCGCAGGATTTAGCCGAACTCAACCGCCGCCTGGCGGCGACCGGCTGGTTTAGCTCGGTGGTGGTCGCGCCGCAGTTTGAAAAATCCCGTCAGACCAAAGTTCTGCCCCTACAGGGTGTGGTCTCTCCGCGTAAAGAGAATACCGTTGAAACCGGTGTCGGCTATTCCACCGACGTCGGGCCGCGCGTCAAAGGCACGTGGAAAAAACCGTGGATGAACTCCTACGGCCATAGTCTGACCTCCAGCCTCAGTGTTTCTGCCCCTGAACAGCAGCTCGATTTCAGCTATAAAGTCCCGCTGTTAAAAAGCCCGCTTGAGCAGTACTACCTGATGCAGGGCGGCTTCAAGCGTACGGATCTCAACGACACCAAAGCCGATTCCACAACTCTGGCCGTGTCGCGCTACTGGGAGATGTCGAGCGGCTGGCAGCGCGCGCTCAACCTGCGCTGGAGCCTTGACCACTTTACCCAGGCCAGCGTCACCAACACTACCATGCTGATCTACCCCGGCGTGTCGGTGAACCGCACGCGCTCGCGCGGCGGCTTGATGCCGACCTGGGGGGATTCGCAGCGCTACTCGGTGGACTACTCCAACACCATGTGGGGCTCGGACATTAACTTTATCGTGATGCAGGCGCAGGATGTCTGGATCCGTACCCTCTATGATCGCCACCGCTTCGTGGTGCGCGGTAACCTCGGCTGGATTGAAGCCGATAACTTCAGCAAGGTCCCGCCAGACCTGCGTTTCTTCGCCGGTGGCGACCGCAGCATTCGTGGGTATAAATACAAATCTATCTCGCCTAAAGACGATGACGGCAAGCTGATGGGGGCCTCGAAGCTGGCTACCGGCTCGCTGGAATATCAGTACAACGTGACCGGCAAGTGGTGGGGGGCAGTGTTCGTTGATAGCGGCGAAGCGGTGAGCGATATCCGTAAGAGTGATTTCAAAACCGGTGCGGGTCTTGGCGTGCGCTGGCAGTCACCGGTCGGGCCGATCAAGCTGGATATCGCCAGGCCGATAGGCGACAAAGAAGAGCACGGTTTACAGTTTTACATCGGTCTGGGGCCTGAATTATGA
- the msrA gene encoding peptide-methionine (S)-S-oxide reductase MsrA: MSLFDKTHLVAQADALPGRNTPMPVATLHAVNGHSMTNVPAGMEVALFAMGCFWGVERLFWQLPGVYSTAAGYTGGYTPNPTYREVCSGETGHAEAVRVVYDPQVISYEQLLQVFWENHDPAQGMQQGNDHGTQYRSAIYPLTPEQNEAAKASLARFQAAMNEANDTRAITTEIATAKPFYYAEDDHQQYLHKNPYGYCGIGGIGVCLPPQA, translated from the coding sequence GTGAGTCTATTTGATAAAACGCATCTTGTCGCCCAAGCGGATGCGCTGCCGGGGCGCAATACGCCAATGCCGGTAGCCACACTCCACGCCGTTAATGGCCACTCGATGACTAACGTACCTGCAGGAATGGAAGTCGCGCTATTTGCCATGGGTTGTTTCTGGGGCGTCGAACGCCTGTTCTGGCAGTTGCCTGGAGTTTACAGCACCGCTGCTGGATACACTGGCGGCTATACGCCAAACCCGACCTATCGCGAAGTGTGCAGCGGCGAGACTGGCCATGCCGAAGCCGTGCGCGTGGTCTACGATCCGCAGGTCATCAGCTATGAACAACTGCTCCAAGTATTCTGGGAAAACCACGATCCGGCGCAGGGTATGCAGCAGGGTAACGACCACGGTACGCAGTATCGTTCCGCAATTTATCCGTTAACCCCGGAGCAGAACGAGGCGGCAAAGGCCAGCCTGGCGCGTTTTCAGGCGGCAATGAATGAAGCGAACGACACCCGCGCGATCACCACCGAAATCGCCACAGCGAAACCGTTCTATTATGCGGAAGATGACCACCAGCAGTATCTGCATAAGAACCCGTATGGATACTGCGGTATCGGCGGGATTGGCGTTTGTTTGCCGCCGCAGGCCTGA
- a CDS encoding hemolysin family protein, with protein sequence MLNSILVILCLIAVSAFFSISEISLAASRKIKLKLLADDGNVNAQRVLKMQENPGTFFTVVQIGLNAVAILGGIVGDAAFSPAFHSLLSRYMSPELSEQLSFIISFTLVTSLFILFADLTPKRIGMIAPEAVALRIINPMRFCLFVFRPLVWLFNGMANNIFRIFKIPMVRKDDITSDDIYAVVEAGALAGVLRKQEHELIENVFELESRTVPSSMTSRENVIWFDLHEDEQSLKNKVAEHPHSKFLVCNEDIDHIIGYVDSKDLLNRVLANQSLVLTGGVQIRNTLIVPDTLTLSEALESFKTAGEDFAVIMNEYALVVGIITLNDVMTTLMGDLVGQGLEEQIVARDENSWLIDGGTPIDDVMRVLDIDDFPQSGNYETIGGFMMFMLRKIPKRTDAVKFSGYKFEVVDIDNYRIDQLLVTRIDNKPTVLVPKLPDAADSEKESA encoded by the coding sequence ATGTTAAACAGTATTTTAGTAATACTTTGTCTGATTGCCGTCAGTGCGTTCTTTTCGATATCGGAAATCTCGCTGGCCGCATCACGTAAAATCAAACTCAAACTGCTGGCCGATGATGGCAACGTGAACGCCCAGCGCGTTCTCAAAATGCAGGAGAACCCCGGCACTTTCTTTACCGTGGTGCAGATCGGCCTTAACGCGGTGGCGATTCTCGGCGGTATCGTCGGCGACGCCGCATTCTCTCCGGCCTTCCACAGCCTGCTGAGCCGCTATATGTCGCCGGAGCTCTCCGAGCAGTTGAGCTTCATCATTTCCTTTACCCTGGTCACCAGCCTGTTCATCCTGTTTGCTGACCTGACTCCGAAACGCATCGGTATGATTGCGCCTGAAGCTGTCGCTTTACGCATCATCAACCCGATGCGCTTCTGCCTGTTTGTCTTCCGCCCGCTGGTGTGGTTGTTCAACGGCATGGCCAACAACATCTTCCGCATCTTCAAAATTCCAATGGTGCGTAAAGATGACATTACTTCTGATGATATTTACGCCGTGGTGGAAGCCGGGGCGCTGGCCGGGGTGCTGCGTAAGCAGGAACATGAACTCATCGAGAACGTGTTCGAGCTGGAATCACGCACCGTGCCTTCATCCATGACCTCACGTGAAAACGTCATCTGGTTCGATCTGCACGAAGATGAGCAGAGCCTGAAGAATAAGGTCGCCGAGCATCCGCATTCCAAGTTCCTGGTGTGCAACGAAGATATCGACCACATCATCGGCTACGTTGACTCTAAAGACCTGCTGAACCGCGTACTGGCGAATCAAAGCCTGGTACTAACCGGTGGGGTGCAGATCCGCAATACGCTGATTGTCCCGGATACCCTGACGCTGTCAGAAGCGCTGGAAAGCTTCAAAACCGCCGGTGAAGACTTTGCGGTTATCATGAACGAATATGCGTTGGTGGTCGGGATTATCACCCTTAACGACGTTATGACCACCCTGATGGGCGATCTTGTCGGCCAGGGACTGGAAGAGCAGATCGTTGCGCGTGATGAAAACTCCTGGCTGATTGACGGCGGTACGCCGATTGACGACGTGATGCGGGTGCTGGATATCGATGATTTCCCGCAGTCCGGCAATTACGAGACCATCGGCGGCTTTATGATGTTTATGCTGCGTAAGATCCCGAAACGTACCGACGCGGTGAAATTCTCCGGCTACAAGTTCGAAGTGGTGGATATCGACAACTACCGTATAGACCAGCTGCTGGTGACCCGTATCGACAACAAGCCAACGGTGCTGGTACCCAAACTGCCGGATGCCGCAGATAGCGAAAAAGAGTCGGCGTAA
- a CDS encoding oligosaccharide MFS transporter gives MIESNKNYYISCLFFLFFFIGWGCCYPYLSLWLTETIGVNYTDVGLVYSFTAIIAVCVQPLFGFISDKLVYRKNLMWMLAIIITLFAPYWIYVFAPLLKINVFLGALAGGIYIGMAYGAGCGICEAYIDKVSRASGFEFGRARMFGGIGAAIGTFAAGKLYGIDQNMIFWLASCAGVCLLVIVWKMQVSTDKQGLTQAGKTSPVTLSDATSLLKMKKFWFFAIYMIGVGAVYETYDQQFAIYYSHFFESKARGAEVFGYLTTGQIFLDAIVMFFAPWFVNKIGPKNALLYCGMIMSLRIIGSAWAVGPVSISLIKLLHGFESSVLLVAALKYIFANFNPLLSATVYLIGFQFSKSFSSIFLSTGIGHMYQSMGFTSSYIVLGGIALCFTLISFITLDKARTFVPQPVPAH, from the coding sequence ATGATAGAATCAAATAAAAATTACTATATAAGTTGTCTGTTCTTCCTGTTCTTCTTTATTGGCTGGGGATGTTGCTACCCCTATTTATCACTGTGGCTAACGGAAACTATTGGAGTTAACTATACCGATGTTGGTCTGGTTTATTCTTTCACCGCGATTATCGCCGTTTGCGTTCAGCCGTTATTCGGTTTTATCTCCGACAAATTAGTTTACCGTAAGAATCTGATGTGGATGCTGGCAATAATTATTACCTTATTTGCCCCCTACTGGATTTATGTCTTCGCACCATTATTAAAAATCAACGTTTTTCTCGGGGCGCTGGCCGGCGGCATCTATATTGGTATGGCCTACGGTGCAGGCTGCGGTATTTGCGAAGCCTACATTGATAAGGTCAGCCGCGCTTCCGGGTTTGAGTTCGGCCGCGCCCGTATGTTTGGCGGCATTGGTGCGGCTATCGGCACCTTTGCGGCAGGCAAGCTCTACGGTATCGACCAGAATATGATTTTCTGGCTGGCCAGCTGTGCGGGTGTTTGCCTGCTGGTGATTGTCTGGAAAATGCAGGTTAGCACGGATAAACAAGGCTTGACGCAAGCCGGAAAAACCTCACCGGTGACCTTAAGCGATGCCACATCGCTGCTTAAAATGAAGAAATTTTGGTTCTTTGCCATCTATATGATTGGCGTCGGTGCAGTGTATGAAACCTACGACCAACAGTTCGCTATCTATTACAGCCACTTCTTTGAGAGCAAAGCACGCGGCGCGGAGGTCTTCGGCTATTTAACCACCGGTCAGATTTTCCTTGATGCCATCGTAATGTTCTTCGCCCCGTGGTTCGTCAATAAAATCGGACCGAAAAACGCCCTGCTGTACTGCGGCATGATTATGAGCCTGCGTATTATCGGTTCCGCCTGGGCTGTCGGCCCGGTCTCCATCAGCTTGATTAAACTGCTCCACGGTTTCGAAAGTTCGGTCCTGCTCGTTGCGGCATTAAAATATATTTTTGCCAATTTCAACCCGCTGCTTTCCGCCACCGTTTATTTAATCGGCTTCCAGTTTTCTAAAAGCTTTAGTTCTATTTTCCTTTCTACCGGCATCGGTCATATGTACCAGAGCATGGGCTTTACCAGCAGCTACATCGTTCTCGGCGGTATTGCGCTGTGCTTTACACTGATTTCATTTATTACTCTCGACAAAGCCCGAACTTTTGTTCCACAGCCGGTCCCCGCGCATTAA
- a CDS encoding beta-galactosidase has translation MSALYYGVAYYDEYMPEDRLAKDIALMQETGINVVRIAESTWSTLEPQEGEYNFYHIDRVLDAMHTAGIAVIIGTPTYAVPAWLVAKHPDILVTTVDGQQKYGPRQIMDIVNPTFRRYAEKIIRTLMAHVQHHPAIIGWQLDNETKHYDNIGRYMQEGFVHSLQEQYSDLAQLNKDFGLDYWSNRIDSWQDFPPVENTINASLACAFSRYQRQQVTEYLAWQAEIVREYALPHQFVTHNFDFEWRGYSYGVQPRVDHFAAAQALDVAGVDIYHPSQKHLTGREIAFGGAITRSLKQGQNYFVLETQAQGFAQWTPFPGQLRLQAFSHVASGAAMVSYWHWHSIHNSFETYWKGLLSHDFSRNATWQEATTIGADFARLSPQLAELKAENDVALLVSNEAMDALNQFRPGDAQGNIYNDIFRRFHDALYDHNISVDIIHDINEDTSRYRTLVIPGLYAADDGLLERINRYIEQGGRALIGFKSGFSDENVKVRSSTQPGILHRACGVSYSQFTLPEETTVASCSAAIDCSKDNQAELWMELLMPDSGTRTLLRYQHPAWGEYAAATEADYGQGRAIYVGFLPQKTLISQLFDALTSDLDLHSRTSAYRYPLVTKKMRNRDGRGIHFLFNYSGEPLDFISETSGKALLSGDEVSRGQPLRLKAWEFSIIES, from the coding sequence ATGTCTGCTTTATATTATGGTGTTGCTTATTACGATGAATATATGCCTGAAGATCGGCTGGCGAAAGATATCGCTTTAATGCAAGAAACGGGAATTAACGTGGTACGCATTGCCGAGTCCACATGGAGCACCCTTGAGCCGCAGGAAGGTGAGTATAACTTCTACCATATCGATCGGGTACTGGACGCAATGCATACAGCTGGAATTGCGGTGATTATCGGCACGCCAACCTACGCCGTCCCGGCCTGGCTGGTAGCCAAACACCCGGACATTCTGGTCACCACTGTGGACGGGCAGCAGAAATATGGCCCACGACAGATCATGGATATCGTTAACCCGACCTTTCGCCGCTATGCCGAAAAGATTATCCGTACTCTGATGGCGCATGTACAGCACCATCCGGCGATTATTGGCTGGCAGTTGGATAACGAAACCAAGCATTACGATAATATTGGTCGCTATATGCAGGAGGGCTTTGTGCACAGCCTGCAAGAGCAATATTCCGATCTGGCGCAGTTGAATAAAGACTTTGGTCTGGATTACTGGAGCAACCGCATCGATAGCTGGCAGGATTTTCCGCCGGTCGAAAATACGATTAACGCCAGCCTCGCCTGCGCATTCTCCCGCTACCAGCGCCAGCAGGTGACGGAATATCTGGCCTGGCAGGCGGAGATCGTGCGCGAATATGCGCTGCCGCATCAATTCGTCACCCACAATTTCGATTTCGAATGGCGCGGTTACTCCTACGGCGTACAGCCGCGAGTCGATCACTTCGCGGCTGCACAGGCGCTGGATGTTGCCGGTGTCGACATCTATCACCCGAGCCAAAAGCACCTGACCGGGCGGGAAATCGCCTTCGGCGGCGCCATCACCCGTTCGCTAAAGCAGGGCCAGAACTACTTCGTTCTGGAAACACAGGCGCAGGGCTTCGCCCAGTGGACGCCTTTTCCCGGCCAGTTACGTCTGCAAGCCTTTAGCCACGTGGCATCCGGTGCGGCGATGGTCTCCTACTGGCACTGGCATTCGATTCATAACTCATTCGAAACCTACTGGAAGGGACTGCTAAGCCATGACTTCTCGCGCAACGCGACCTGGCAGGAAGCCACCACCATCGGCGCTGATTTTGCCCGACTGTCACCGCAGCTTGCGGAGCTAAAGGCGGAAAATGACGTCGCGCTGCTGGTGAGCAATGAAGCGATGGATGCGCTTAACCAGTTCCGCCCCGGCGACGCACAGGGCAATATTTACAACGATATTTTCCGCCGTTTCCATGATGCGCTGTACGACCACAATATCAGCGTCGATATCATCCACGACATCAACGAAGACACCTCGCGCTATCGCACGCTGGTTATCCCCGGGTTATACGCCGCCGACGATGGCCTGCTGGAGCGAATCAACCGCTATATTGAGCAGGGCGGCAGAGCGCTTATCGGCTTTAAATCAGGCTTTAGCGATGAAAACGTGAAGGTGCGCAGCAGCACGCAGCCGGGGATTTTGCACCGGGCCTGCGGTGTGAGCTACAGTCAGTTCACCCTGCCGGAGGAGACCACAGTAGCCTCATGCAGTGCAGCCATTGATTGCAGCAAGGATAACCAGGCTGAGCTATGGATGGAGCTGCTGATGCCGGATTCCGGTACCCGCACGTTATTACGTTATCAGCATCCGGCATGGGGCGAATATGCTGCCGCCACCGAGGCGGATTACGGTCAGGGGCGGGCGATTTACGTGGGCTTCCTGCCACAGAAGACATTGATTAGCCAGCTGTTTGATGCCCTGACCTCTGATCTGGATCTGCACTCGCGCACCTCAGCATATCGCTATCCGCTGGTTACCAAAAAGATGCGCAACCGCGATGGTCGCGGCATTCACTTCCTGTTCAACTACTCCGGTGAACCTTTGGATTTTATTAGCGAAACATCAGGCAAAGCGCTGTTGAGCGGGGATGAAGTCAGCCGCGGTCAGCCGTTGCGTCTCAAGGCATGGGAATTTAGTATCATCGAAAGCTAA
- the araC gene encoding arabinose operon transcriptional regulator AraC, with amino-acid sequence MELDINELLNFSPLMKTFTFNAWVVAGFTPITRGSKLDYYINRPQGMKGYIINLTLRGQARAKAGDGSLLFRENDLLLFPPGVAHHYGRDEHSEYWDHLWIYFIPRPYWIDWLKWDRSTHGIGKTTVNDPEQLQNLRDLFYEVIRHHSASAPLSEALAMNALERLILSCFQLQPLSNRHAHDPRINAVCDYLNEHIAQEVKIETLAAMVFISPSRLAHLFKNELGQTVYAWRETQRINRAKWLIQSTSLPLNKIALSVGYGDPVYFTRIFRKHNGIPPGEYRKRYAEMKE; translated from the coding sequence ATGGAGCTGGATATCAACGAGTTACTCAATTTCTCACCCTTGATGAAGACCTTTACCTTCAACGCCTGGGTCGTCGCGGGCTTTACGCCGATTACCCGTGGGTCAAAGCTGGATTACTACATTAACCGCCCGCAGGGGATGAAAGGTTACATCATCAATCTGACGCTGCGCGGCCAGGCGCGCGCTAAAGCGGGCGATGGTTCCCTTCTGTTCCGTGAAAACGATCTTTTGCTGTTCCCGCCCGGCGTGGCTCACCATTATGGGCGGGACGAACACAGCGAGTACTGGGATCATTTATGGATTTACTTTATCCCCCGGCCCTATTGGATAGACTGGCTGAAATGGGATCGATCTACCCACGGTATTGGCAAGACAACGGTTAACGATCCTGAGCAGTTGCAAAATCTGCGCGATCTTTTCTATGAGGTTATCCGTCATCACTCGGCGTCTGCCCCACTCTCGGAAGCGCTGGCGATGAACGCGCTGGAGCGCCTGATCCTCAGCTGTTTTCAACTACAGCCGCTCAGCAATCGTCATGCACACGATCCGCGCATTAACGCCGTATGCGACTACCTCAACGAGCATATCGCGCAGGAGGTTAAGATTGAGACTCTGGCGGCGATGGTTTTTATCTCCCCGTCGCGGCTGGCGCATCTGTTCAAAAATGAGCTGGGGCAAACGGTATATGCCTGGCGCGAGACCCAGCGTATCAACCGCGCTAAGTGGCTGATCCAGAGTACTTCGCTGCCGCTTAATAAAATCGCGCTGTCAGTAGGTTACGGGGACCCGGTTTATTTCACGCGGATTTTTCGCAAGCATAACGGCATTCCGCCGGGCGAATACCGTAAACGCTATGCGGAAATGAAAGAGTAG
- a CDS encoding fimbrial protein, protein MSKIKKANLLFVLLGLVYSGSSFADINCTGTDNAFADTVTLGGTITVGDDIPDGTVLYNAQYRTNGYTALRCDSPTYTLANWVDYGSKPMPLSTWSSGALGGKVYQTNIAGIGAVVTGLTSYGSISGAIFPRQETTYKWVDSQGSNVGHGYQLWLIKIGPVAAGAVNGAILPTVESYIPATSGFTGLPITIGTVKFSGSINIVKGTCSASDVTVNMGTHNLVDFSGVGSTSAWKDASIILTNCSRFHGTYGSANTTVQIKGSGSFPTGTPNFNTFNVYLQPTSTEVLDAANGILNINAPSGDTAAVGFGIEVGWGEASGSPSVFNFNNPQSFTAPNDGSTTIRIPLAARYIQTQTSVMPGIANGRVTFVVDYM, encoded by the coding sequence ATGAGTAAGATAAAAAAAGCAAATTTATTGTTTGTTCTTTTGGGGTTGGTATATTCTGGAAGCAGTTTTGCAGATATAAATTGTACGGGAACAGATAATGCCTTTGCCGATACCGTTACATTAGGAGGAACTATCACTGTCGGCGATGACATTCCGGATGGTACCGTTTTATATAATGCCCAGTATCGTACTAATGGTTATACCGCTTTGCGTTGTGATTCACCAACATATACATTAGCTAACTGGGTTGACTATGGCTCAAAGCCAATGCCGCTTTCAACCTGGTCAAGTGGCGCCCTGGGAGGTAAAGTTTATCAAACCAATATTGCTGGGATTGGTGCTGTAGTCACTGGGTTAACCAGCTATGGCTCTATTAGCGGTGCTATTTTCCCCAGGCAGGAAACGACCTATAAATGGGTCGATAGTCAGGGAAGTAATGTTGGCCATGGTTATCAGCTATGGTTAATTAAAATCGGGCCGGTCGCGGCTGGTGCAGTCAATGGGGCAATACTTCCCACCGTTGAGTCTTATATACCCGCAACATCAGGTTTTACAGGATTACCTATTACTATCGGAACAGTGAAATTTTCTGGCTCAATCAATATTGTTAAGGGGACCTGTAGCGCCTCCGATGTGACGGTTAATATGGGAACTCATAATCTAGTGGACTTCAGCGGGGTAGGGTCAACCAGCGCGTGGAAGGATGCGTCGATCATCTTGACTAACTGTTCTCGTTTTCATGGAACATATGGTAGCGCAAACACCACGGTACAGATTAAAGGGTCAGGGTCTTTCCCCACAGGAACACCCAACTTCAACACGTTTAACGTTTACCTACAACCCACCAGTACTGAAGTGCTGGATGCAGCAAATGGTATTTTGAATATTAATGCGCCGAGTGGCGATACTGCTGCTGTTGGATTCGGTATTGAAGTTGGCTGGGGAGAAGCGAGTGGATCTCCCTCTGTGTTTAATTTTAATAACCCGCAGTCATTTACGGCGCCTAATGACGGTAGCACGACCATCAGAATACCGCTGGCAGCCCGTTATATACAGACCCAGACATCAGTGATGCCGGGGATTGCCAATGGACGGGTGACGTTTGTTGTGGATTATATGTAG